The region TCATCCAGAGAACCTGTGAAAGAGACAAAATCACTTTCTGCCGGGGAATCCCCGGTCACGGTCACACCGGGTACATACTCATAAGGCGCGGTATCCGTTGACTCACCGGAAAAAAGATAATCGTCACCCAGTTCCGCATTGGCGATAGCCAGCATGGCATCCTGATAGCCGATCATATTAACGGCCATGGACTGCTGCTGGTCGTCAGTATAAGTCCCGGTGGAACCCTGCTCCACCTGCTCCTTAACGGAAATCATGACTTCACTGGCTTCACTGAGCAGACCGTCCGCTGTGCCCAGCAGGCTTCCGGCGTACTCGGTGTTGTTGTAATAGCTTTCCAGAGTCTGGTCGTAGCTGCGCAGGTTGACCACATTGCCCATACCTGCCGGATCATCGGAGGGGGCATTAAGCTTTTTCTGAGTTGCCACCTGTTCGTTGACATTCAGATAATCAGACAACGACCTGGTTACGTTGTTCATGCTCTGGTCATAAATCTGTGAAGTACTTACTCTCATGACTGCCTCCTGAGACAACACCCTCAAAAATAAACCCCTGTTTATTTTTGAGAAAAACTCAAATATTTTTATTCAAACACTAAACAATACCCAGAATGGTATCGATCATCTCACGGGTAACCGAAATAATCTGACAGGCCGCCTCATATTGCTGCTGAGCCTTGGTCAGGCTGACCAGTTCCTCATCCACATTCACCCCGCTTACGGATTCCTGCTGGTCGGCATAAATCTGGGCTGCAGCGGTATCGCAGGTAACCTGAGTTTCAGCTGTGGACGCCGCAGCCCCCACATCGGAAACAATGGCTGCCAGATATTCGGTCAAAGACGCGTTCGTTGCAGAAGCCCCCTCACCTATTGATACGGTCCCGCTCAGCAAATCGTTTATGCTCTTGGCAGTATCATTGCTTCCCGATGAAACCGTTCCGTCATCACCGACCTGTCCGGCATTGAGATGTGAAGGGTCTGAAGACACATAATCATTAACTGCAATATCCCCGGCAGAGCTGCCTTCAAAGAAGGTATTGATTCCCACAGCTGCCAAAAAACCGGAACTGTCTTCCCCGAATTCAAATGAAGCGTCACCCACGGCATCAATTTCCAGCTCACCGTCGGAATTAACCGAAGCAGTCAGGGTTCCCGCAAATGCTGCGTTGATGTCGGCTGCAACGTCATCCAGCGAATCCGCTGAAGGATCGACAGCGATGGAAGAATTTCCGGTTACATTGCCATCAGCATCGTAGATATAGATGGAGAACTCGCCGGAAGTAATCTTGTCTGCGAAATCATATCCGCTGTTTGAGAGCACTGCGGTCTGGTCATCCACACTGTAAGTTCCTTCCACTGAGGTATGCGGTTCCAGGCCCGCACCCTGCGAATGAGTCACGTTGGTTTCCCAGATCAAAGCCGAGGTGTAATCATCAATCTTGTCCAGCGTGGGCTGGATGTACTCATCACGGGTAATGAACAGCCCGGCAATTGAGCCGCTGTCGGTGCGTCCGGAGACCGGATCGCCGTCAGCATCGTTCATGGGGGTGATGTCGATCAGCGCACCGGAACCTGATTCCCAGAACAGCCCGGTCTTTGAAGTATCTGAATCATATGCCACTGCGAGGTGATGGGTTTCCTCACCCTCAACAAGCGGCTGACCGGTTTCGGTATAAACCTTGGTGGAACCGTCTTCGTAGCTGAGTACTTCCACCCCGATGAGTTCATCCAGTTCACGGATGGCCTGATCCCGACTGGCGACCAGCTCGTAATTGTCCGGGTTGGCTGCTATCTGCTCATTCAAGAGGCCGATGGAATCAATCAGCTCATTGGCGGTATCGACCTGCTCGATAATTTCCGATTCCACGCTGGCGGACATATCCTTGAGTTCCGAAGAAGTGGAATTCAGCGCGTAAACCAGCGAATCCGCTTCGCCCAGTAAGGCTTCACGTTCGGCCAGAGAGTCCGGGTAGGTGGAAAGGTCGTTCCACGCGCTCAGGAATTCATCCTGCGCTGCAGCCAGACCTTCTTCGTCCGTCTGGTTGAAGATGGAATCCATCTGGGTCAGATATTTGGATTGTATTTCGCTGGAGGCCAGATCAGCCGAGGCCGCAAGGTACTGCTTCTCAATAAAGCTGTCCCAATTGGCCTGAACCGCAATGATATCCGCGCCGGTTCCGAGGCTGTCACCGTAAACAGTGATATTGCCCGTGCTGTCGTAAACCGCATCAGCACGCTGGTAACCCTCGGTTTCGGCATTGGCGATGTTGTTGCTGGTCGTGTTGATCGAGACCTGCGCATTGGCAACTGCCTTCTCACCTATGGACATTGCATTTGTTAAACTCATGATGTGGCCTCCGGCGGCTCTCCGAGGGCTTAAACCCTTTTTGCAAAAAGGGTTTAAGAATCCCAAAAACTTTTAATAAGCTTCGCTGCTATCGTCTGTTTGTCATTGCGTTAATTAGCTTTTGAGTGAAATCGCAGTCTGCAGCAAAGTATCTGCTGTAGTTACGACTTTACTGTTGGCCTGATACGCGGACTGGATGATGATCAACTCCGTCATCTGTGATGCGAGGTCCACGTTTGAGGCTTCAAGGGAATTTGAGACCACGGTTCCGAATCCGGCGGACCCGGCGGTTCCGATAATGGCCTCACCGGACTCGGTGGTGGCCCGGAACAAGGTGCCGCCTTCTGCGGTAAGCCCGCCTTCGTTGGTGAAGTCGGCAAGACCGAGCTGGTAGAGTTCAATGGACTGGCTGTTGGAATAGTTACCGACAAGAATACCGTTTTCATCCACTTCTACGGATACGAGAGACCCGGTGGGATAACCGTCCTGTCCCACACTGTAGGTGGCCGAGGAGCTGTCGGAGTAACTGGTGGTCGCGCCCAGTTCGAGGGTGTAGTCGGTGAATGAGGGCAGGTCCGAATAGTCAGTGGCTGCGGTTATGTCGTCGAGAGAATCGATACCGCCGGAAGTATCCCAGGTGGCATTATCGCTGGACATACCGAAGTTGATGGAAACATCCTGACCGTCTGCGCTTCCGGTGAAATTGAGGTTTACTTGCGGATAACCTTCAGGGCTTAGATCGGCCAGCCCCCACTGGTCAGCATCCTTGGTTTCGGTGGAAGTGGCGGCATTGGAAAGAGTGAAGGCGGTCATGGAAGTCATCTGACCTTCGGAGTTGAAGGTCAGGGTTCCGGTCATGGCCAGCCCGGCACCGCTGGTGGTGTTCATGTCCACACCGTCGGCAGTGGTGCGCATGTCATCTTCAGTTTCGTAAGCGGCAACATATTCCCAGACGATGTTACCGTCAGCATCCACATCCACCGGGTCCATGTAATAAGTCATGTCATGGGCGGAACCGTTTTCATCATAAACAGTCATGGTGGTGGAATAGCTGTACTGGGAATCATCCAGCGGCGGATTATTGGTGCCGTCATAAAGCTCGAACAGGGAAGTGTAAGGATTTGCGGTCTGCGCCTCATCCACACTCTGGGAATCGAGGTTCATGGTCAGGCTGATCTCGGAAGTCGCTTTCGGCGGTGACTGGGACTGGTCCAGCTGGATGGTGGTCAAAACACCGGAAGCAGTACCGTCTTCGATTTCCCAACCCTGCACCTGATTGCCGTAAGGATCGACCAGATAGCCGTCTTTATCGAAATCAAAGTTCCCGGCGCGGGTGTAGTAAGTGGTGCTGGTGTCCGGGTCCACTACTATAAAATAGCCGTCGCCGTTGAGAGCCACGTTGGTGGACACGCTGGAATCTTCGTAAGACCCCTGAGTGTAATCGGTGTTGATGGTGGAAACCCCGGCACCGTTACCAACCTGCGAAAGTCCGCTTCCGGTGGTGATGGTGGAGTAGAAAACATCCTCGAAGACCGCATCCGAACCTTTGAAACCCACGGTGGAAGAGTTTGCGAGGTTGTTGGAAACTACTGAGGTTGCCTGAGAGTTAACATTAAGGCCTGAAATTCCGGTATAAAGAGAACTGGTGATACCCATTTTTCACTCCTGCGTTTATTAAATTTATTTAAATAAAAGTAACGTCGGTAATTGAGACTTCGCGTCCGTCATCAAGGGTCAGGGTAGTGTTGCCTGAATCATCCTGATCAACTGCGGTGATGGTCCCGGCGGACTTGACGTAAACCTCTACTGAGGCGTCATCGGCATCGCTGGCAAAGGCCATGGCCACGTAGGTTCCGTCCGATTCGATGTTGGCACTGCTGAGCAGATCTTCACCGGAAATCTCATGGGTTCCTGCTTCAACGTCGGTGTAATAAAGAGTGTCCACAAGAGTGCCTTCAGAGTCGTAAATATTAAGACCGAGGGTGGCGGCATCTTCCTGCAGGTCGATGGTTATGTCGCTGCCCGAACCGTCTTCCACGGTGATGATTCCGCCGTCAGCCATGACTTCCTCGCCGATGTAGCCGGAGGTACTCAGTGCCGAGAGGGAATCCAGCTGATTGATGATGGTTTCCAGATTTTCATTCTGCTGCACGTCTTCATCGAGCATGGAGTAGTTGGTCATCTGGCTGACCATTTCCGTGTTATCCACGGGGTTGGTAGGGTCCTGATATTCCAGCTGGGTGGTCAGCAGGGTCAGGAAGTCCACCTGATCAAGTGAGGTATTATCGCTGGTTGTAGTTGTGGAGCCGGTCGTATCAGACCCGGTCAAACTACTGTAATAACTGGTGGTATCTATACTGCTCATGATACGACCCTCCTCTTGTCGCCTGCTGAAAAATGGCGGCGAAGTTTTTGAATTGCCTGATGCTTGATGCAGCGCACTGTGCGGGAGGTAATACCCAACTGCTGCGCCACTTCAACTGCCTTTAAATCTCCCCAGAAAATCATTGTCACAACTTCATTCTGTCTTTTTGAAAGAAGTCCATCAGGAAGATTAAAATCTACTTGTTCATTTTCTATCTCTGGAATTTCTTCCAAGTCATCTACATTAGTATATATGGGATTTATTTTTCTCATATAATCCACAGACACAGAACGGCTTATGATGTATAACCAAGTATTAAGAGAGCTTTTTTCAGAGGAATATTTTGAAATATAATTATTTTTAATTATCTTTAATGCTATTTCCTGACACACTTCATCGACATCAACTTTTGATGCCCCATTATATTTTGTGAATAAAAACTTGCTGACAACATTTTTAATAAAGAGACTATTGTCTCTAAAAAAACTATTCACTACATCAACAGAATTGCATGTCAGATTTTCTTTAATGTAAGTATTCATAATTCCTCCTACTGCCTATAATTGAGCAACTTGCATTCCTGACAACATTAAATTGACATCAGATTGCATTCAGAATGAATCAGATTACATTCAAGAAAAGTTAACTTTCTTCAGGAGGATTAATGAAAAAGGCCTGAAATTAATGAAACTTAATTCGATTTGGCTAATTAGAGATGTGCAGGGGGGCGAAGTGCAGAGGGGGGGAAGTTTTTGCCGGAAACAAATGCCCGGTTAAGAACGCAAAAAGGCCGCAGCTCCAGCTACTCGGAACTACGGCCTTATGCTTGCACAAAAGAAAAAAGCCCGGCAAAACCGGACCTTTTGTCAATTAAATCGGCGAAGCCTAATAAAACGTTTTGGGATTCTTAAACCCTTTTGGAAAAGGGTTTAAGGCCCCCGGCAGGCCTTACAGACTCTTAACGAAAAGCTTTGCTTTGAGTTTAGTGGCTGTTGAGAACAGCGGTGCCGCCGGAGGCCATTAGTTGACTAATTAGCCGATGAGTGACAATGCCATCTGGGGCAGGGAGTTGGCCTGCGCCAGCATGGATACTGCGGACTGGGTAATGATCTGCTGCTTGGAGTAGTTGGTCATCTCGGTTGCAACATCAACATCAGAGATCTGGGATTCGGCGGCCTGCAGGTTTTCGCCCTGAATCTCAAGGTTGGAGATAGTAGCGTCAAGCCTGTTCTCAAGAGCACCGAGGTTCGCCCTGACCTTATCCTTGGAAGTAATGGCGGCATCAAGTGCTGCCAGAGACTGCTGCGCAGCTTCCTGAGTGGAAACGGCAAATCCGGCACCTTCGACACTCTGGTTACCGATACCGAGAGCGGATGCGGTGCAGGTACCGATCTCAACGTCATACTTGTCTTCCGCGCTGTCATTACCGGTTCCGAAGTGGATGGTAACAGCGTTGTCGCCGGAGCAGTTGCCGTTGAGCAGATAAATACCGTTGAAGTCGGTAGCACTGGCGATTCGGGTGATTTCCGAAGCCATGGCCTGATACTCACTGTCGATGAGTCCGCGCTGTTCTTCGGTGTAAGTACCGGTTGCGGCCTGTTCCGCCAGTTCCTTCATGCGGATAAGCTTTTCATCCACTACGCCGAGTGCGCCGTCAGCAGTCTGGATCATGGAGATACCGTCGTTTGCATTTCGCACACCCTGCTGCAGGGTGGAAATGTCCGAACGCATGAGTTCGCGCACAGCAAGACCGGCCGCATCATCCGCTGCAGAGTTAATGCGCAGCCCCGAGGACATCTTCTCAGTAGAAGAACCGAGAGCACTGTATGCATCATTAAGGTGTCTGGCTGTTGAATTTGCAACGGTATTGTTGTTAATGATTAAAGACATAAAAAACCTCCGTGTTGTATCGTACATCCTTGCACTTTCAGCAGGAGACCGATTCACCTGCTTTACCTGTTTATACGCAGCGGAGGTAAAGAACGTTTATGGCGGAAATATTTTCTTCCAGCCCCAAATTTCAGACACTATAGACAAATATTCCTTATCTTAACATTTCTTAATCTATTTAACATTTATTTACACTAAACTTATTTGCTTATCCCTTCTAAACACATAGTATCTGTTGTAGGAGAATATATATGAACAAGATACTTCTTATCGACGACGACCCGGAAATGGGGGAACTCTTATCCACCTATCTGGACGGCGAAGGCTACAGCCTGCAGCACAAGTGCACAGCAAAGGAGGGACTCAAGGCATTCGGCAATGAAGACTATGATCTCATTCTGCTGGACATTGTCCTGCCTGACATCAGCGGGCTGAACGTGCTGGAAAAAATCCGGCTGGACTCAACTGTTCCGGTTATCATGCTCACCGGAAAAGGGGATGAAGTAGACAGGGTTGTGGGGCTTGAAATGGGTGCCGACGACTACATCTGCAAACCCTTCCCTTTGAGAGAACTGCTGGCCCGCATGCGCGCATCCCTGCGCCGCTGCTCCATGGCCCCGCAATCCCCGAGCATCACCCCCTCCTCCAAAGGAAATATTAAGGTCGGGGGACTGGACATCAACCTTGATTCCCATTCCATTCAGGTACGCGGAATCGACACCCACTTCACAGCTGCTGAATTCAGCATCATCGAACATCTGGCCGCCAGCTGCGGTAAACTCATTGAACGTGACGAGCTCATGGAAATCGCTCTCGGCAGAACCGCCGACTTTGATGACTATGTGCTTAACGTGCATATGAGCAATCTGCGCCGTAAAATCGGCGATTCCGTTTCAATCAAGACCATCCGTGGACGCGGATACATGATGACCGCGAGGAATCAGGCCGAGGCATGATCCGATTGCGGTTGGCAGTTGTTGCCCTCTCTCTCATGATTCTGGCCATGGTGGCCGGAACACCGCCAAGTTTTGCAGCAGACAAGGATGTCTCTGCTGAACTGGAAAGCCTTGACCTTGAAGACCTCCTGCAGGTCGAAATGGTTTCCCCTTCCGAACGCAAGCAATCCCTCGAAAATATTGCCGGATCATACACCATCCTCACCGAGGAGGATATCAAACGCAGCGGAGCCAGATCGGTTCCCGAAGCACTGCGCACAGTTCCCGGCGTGGTGGTTACCCGTACTGATACGGACAAATGGTCCATCGGGGTCAGGGGATTTTCAGGCACTTTCAACAGCAAGCAACTCATTCTGGTGGACAACCGCCCGATCACTTCGCCTTATTTCCACGGGGTAATCTGGTCCAGCCAGAACCTGCCCATCCAGCAGGTCAAACGAATCGAAGTCATTCGCGGACCATGGACCAGCCTCTGGGGTTCCGAATCTTTCAACGGCGTAATCAACGTCATTACCAAATCCGCCGCAGAAATACAGGGCAACCGCAGCGTGACCACCGCCGGAACGGACGGGGTCAGCCAATACCTGCGCAAAGGCATACACATTTCCGAAAACGCAACCATGGCCGTTTTTGCCAAAGGCGAATATGAGCCGGGTAAAAACTACCGCATCCGTGGACGGACAGAAAAAGGCTCTACTGACTGGACTACCGGCAGCGGCGGTTTCCGAGCCGACTGGCTGAACGCTTATACCGACCAGTTTTCATTGCAGGGTCAGCTTGCCGGTTCATCAATCACTGAGTACTCCCCGCCGGGTAACCCCTTTTCCGCCAACAAAGATAAGAGCGACTACTCCGGTTACGCCCAGATTCTCTGGGACAGAAAAACCGGGGCCCGCTCCGGTATGCAGTTCCGCAGTTCTTACACCCGAACAGAAATCACCGTTTCCGACATGGAAAACATGTCCAACACCGTTGATGCGGAATTCATTTATTCCAATGAACAGCTGGACGGCCACTTCCTGACCTTCGGCATCGGCGGAAAATATTTCTGGGATGAATTCAGCCAGGGTGAAAATGTACAGGTATCCAACGACAGCATCTACCGTCTTGATTTCAGCGGATTTGCCAAGGACCGTATCACACTCATTGATGAAAAACTTTTCCTGACCCTCGGACTGAAGCTGGATTACTCAGGTGACTCAGACCTGACCCCGCAGCCCACCGCCCGGCTTCTGTATATGGAAGACGACGAGGAGTACTGGCTGGCTTACTCCTACGCCAACCGCAAGCCGGGATTCTGGCTGCGCGACGGCAACTACCGGGTCCGGGTAAGGGACAAAGAGTACACCATGAGTGTCGGGGAAGACCTGGAAAATGAAAAACTGAGTTCATTTGAAGCCGGATACCGCAAGCTTTTCAGCGAAACCCTGAAACTTGACCTTTCCCTGTACCTGAACAGCTACGACCAGATGGTCACCTTCAGCTTTGATGAAGATACCAACACAGCCACCCCGGTAAGCGGACTGAGCGGGACATCTTATGGACTCGAAGTAGCCCTTGACTGGCAGCCGTGGTCTTTCCTGACCCTGCGCCCTTCTATCGATCTTTCCAATCAGGATTTTCAGAACGTTCCTGAAGGAATTCCCGGTTTTTCACCGCCGCTCAATTCCGCACTATACAATATCAAACTGCAGGCCCTGATTGATCTGGCCGAAAATTGGGAACTTGACCTGTTCACGTCCTACCTGAATTCCATGGACAACAAAGATCTTTCCACCGGATTCGGTTTTGACGCCCGTCTGGCGTGGCAGGCCCGGGAAGACTTATCCCTTGAACTTATCGGCAACAATCTGCTGACCAATGTAGACGAAAACAATTTCGCCCCTGTTGAACCTTCCTGCACGCTGAGGTTGACATGGGACTTCTAAAAATCCATAAAATTATGGCAATTACAGTCGCCACCATTTTTATGGTATGCTCCATGCCGGACATGTCTGCCCATGCCCGTGTTAAAAGCGGACAGCAGCGCAGGCTGACCGCTACCCAGCCGCAGTTGCAGGCCCTGTTCATCAAAAAAATCACCAAGTATGTGCTCGGCCCGGACAAACGCAGGATAGCTGCCGACCGTCCGGTTACGGTGGCTGCAGTGGCACCCAAAAAGATATCCCGTTTTTTTAAAAATCCGGATAAATTCAAACTGGTGCGCTGGCCGGATGAGGAATGCAGCGTCCTTTTCATAGACATCGACAACCCGCGCATCATTGCCGCCGTACTGAAAAAAGTAAAAGGCAAGCCGGTACTGACCATCGGCCAGAGTCCTGATTTCCTGCGGCTGGGCGGCATGATCAACCTTGTTGAATCCGGCTCCCGTTTCAAGCTTCAGGCCAACATCTGTGCCGCACGTGAAGCCGGGCTGACCATAAGCTCCAAACTCTTGAAGCTCTCGGAAATATACTGTGGAGACACCCCTCGATGAAAAAATACCGGAACAGCATAGGACGCAAAGTGGGCCTTGCCATTCTGGGTACGACCATTGTGGCGGTGGTTCTTTCAATGTCCCTGAATATCGCTTCATTTTTCCATTCATTCCGGCAGGCCACCTTGCAAAAAGCGGCATCGCTGACGCAGGTGCTGGGAACTTCCGTTGCCCCGGCACTGGACTTTAACGACCCTGATTCGGCCACAGAAGCCCTGCAATCACTAGCACTGGTCAACAACTCCGTGGGCGCGACCATATTCACCGCAGACGGGCAGGTCTTTGCCGGGTTCGGAAAACAGGCAGATGAGTTACCAACACGCGACACCAGTACAATAGAAGAATTCAACAACTACCGAATAATTCAGGAAATCCGCTCCGGGGACGAACTGCTGGGCTACATACTTCTTGACGGCTGCTATTCCGATCAGCTGGACTGGTTTTTCCAGAACCTTGCCACATCCGGTCTCATTTTGTTCAGCGTACTGACATTCTGTTTCCTGACCACAAACTATATCCGCAAAAAATTAACCAGCCCCATCGGACAACTGACCGCTACGGTTCGCGACATTTCAAACAGCAAAGACTACACCCGGCGGGTTTCCTACCGCAGTGACGATGAAATCGGCTATCTGGTTACCGAATTCAACTCCATGCTCGGTAAAATCGAAAAGCGTGACAACTGGCTGAACAACCATCGCGAAATGCTGGAAAATATTGTTGCACAGCGCACTAAACAGCTACGCTCCAAACAGGCGGAACTGGAAAAGAAAAACAAACTGCTGGTGCAGCAGATTCACGAAAGGCGCACCGCGGAGATGATCCGCGACGAAGTGGAACGCATTAACAGGCACGACCTCAAATCTTCGCTGAATCTGGTAATCGGTTACCCGGAGCTTATCCTCAACAGTGACGAAGAACTGACCCCGAACCAGCGCAAATATGTGAAGCGCATTGCCTCGGCAGGCTATCGCATGCTGGACATGATCCAGTTCCATCTGGATATGTTCAAGATGGAGCAGGGGATTTACAGGCTGAAAACCATGCGCATCGACCTTATTGACCTGATGACCTCGCTGGAAGAGGAAATGGCCCTGCTGCTCAACCAGTCCGGAGTAAAGCTTTCCATTATGCTGGACGGCAAGGAAATCGAGGGCATGGAAGAACTGCACCTCACCGGGGAAGGCATGCTGCTGCGAACCATGTTCCGCAACCTGATCAAAAATGCAGTGGAAGCTTCCAACGAAGAGGATACCGTAACCATAGCCATCAAGAGCGGCCCGCCTGTTTCAGTTACAGTGAAGAACACCCTTGCCGTGCCTGAAGAAGTCAGGGAAAGATTTTTTGATAAGTACGTTACTCTGGGCAAGGAAGACGGAACCGGACTGGGCACCTATTCCGCCAAACTGATTGCCGAAACCCACAAGGCTGAAATCAGCATGCATACAGCAGAAACCAGCGGAACCGAGGTTACAACCAGTTTTGTTGATGAGAGCAGCGCGGCTTAGACTTAATCACTCAGCGTAATACAAGCCTTCTGTACAACCGAAAACTTCATTCAGACGGTCAATATTGCGCCCTGAAGTGAGCACAATCAGGTAGTCTCCGGCCCGGACCTGCAGTGAAGTCGGCGGCAGCTTGTTCAGCTCTCGTCCCTGCCCCTTATCTTGTGACACCCCGATAGCCAGCACGTTAAAAGAGTCCCGCAAGTCGTTGAAAATATCCCCATAGTCCAGCCCGTCGTATTTACTGCCTTCCTTGATGTAATACTGCTGCACATCATAATCTTGGTTGCCCGAAGCGGATGACAGGATATCCTCATTGAACAGGGCCACGCTGGGTTCGAAAATATAGCTGGCTACGATCTTGGAGGAGATGTCATTGCGGCAGATGGTGAAGCTGACCCCGGCACTGGTAAAGGTTTCCTTCAGCTCGGAGTTATCGATGGTCGCCACAAAGGAAAGGTGAGGATGGTATTTCTTAGCGTTGAGCACAAAGACAAGGTTCTTGGTATCATCACCAAGGCAGGGCATGAGTGAAACGGCCTCAGCTGCATTGGCCTTTTTCAGACACTCACGACAGTTCATGTCCGAGAAGATCACAAAGACCTGATCCCGTGAAAAACTCTCGTAAATAAATTCAATATGGTCCTTGTTGTCAGTGACAATGCAGACTTTTTTTCCGGCATGGACCAGCTGGGTGACAACATCTTCTGAAAATTCATTCCAGCCCACAATAACCACATGGTTGATGAAATCTGTTCCGTCAAAACCCATTTTGCGCCTCTCTGCCAAAGCCTGAATATGTTCGGTGAGCCTGCCTATGAAATAGCCGAGGATGCCGATACTGCCCAGCACCATGACCATTGAAATCATCTTCCCCACAACGGACGTGGGATAAAGATCACCGTAGCCAACGGTGGTCAGGGTGACCAGCGAATACCAGAAGGCATCAAAGAGAGTCTTGATATTGGAACTCTCGCAGGTCGATTCAAAGTAATAGATAAGCAGGATGGTCAGCAGGTAGATCAGCATTCCCGCCCATAAAAAGCACGTGCTCTT is a window of Desulfovibrio sp. JC010 DNA encoding:
- a CDS encoding ATP-binding protein, which codes for MKKYRNSIGRKVGLAILGTTIVAVVLSMSLNIASFFHSFRQATLQKAASLTQVLGTSVAPALDFNDPDSATEALQSLALVNNSVGATIFTADGQVFAGFGKQADELPTRDTSTIEEFNNYRIIQEIRSGDELLGYILLDGCYSDQLDWFFQNLATSGLILFSVLTFCFLTTNYIRKKLTSPIGQLTATVRDISNSKDYTRRVSYRSDDEIGYLVTEFNSMLGKIEKRDNWLNNHREMLENIVAQRTKQLRSKQAELEKKNKLLVQQIHERRTAEMIRDEVERINRHDLKSSLNLVIGYPELILNSDEELTPNQRKYVKRIASAGYRMLDMIQFHLDMFKMEQGIYRLKTMRIDLIDLMTSLEEEMALLLNQSGVKLSIMLDGKEIEGMEELHLTGEGMLLRTMFRNLIKNAVEASNEEDTVTIAIKSGPPVSVTVKNTLAVPEEVRERFFDKYVTLGKEDGTGLGTYSAKLIAETHKAEISMHTAETSGTEVTTSFVDESSAA
- a CDS encoding TrkA family potassium uptake protein, yielding MKKSTCFLWAGMLIYLLTILLIYYFESTCESSNIKTLFDAFWYSLVTLTTVGYGDLYPTSVVGKMISMVMVLGSIGILGYFIGRLTEHIQALAERRKMGFDGTDFINHVVIVGWNEFSEDVVTQLVHAGKKVCIVTDNKDHIEFIYESFSRDQVFVIFSDMNCRECLKKANAAEAVSLMPCLGDDTKNLVFVLNAKKYHPHLSFVATIDNSELKETFTSAGVSFTICRNDISSKIVASYIFEPSVALFNEDILSSASGNQDYDVQQYYIKEGSKYDGLDYGDIFNDLRDSFNVLAIGVSQDKGQGRELNKLPPTSLQVRAGDYLIVLTSGRNIDRLNEVFGCTEGLYYAE